From a region of the Paenibacillus sp. FSL R10-2734 genome:
- a CDS encoding FecR domain-containing protein, whose product MKSLKLTLSFILLFSILWPAIVTEAKDSVKVGKITAVSGKSEVKKSGGTKKFNAFKGMAITQGDTIITGTDGQVSLDLDANKEVTIGANTTLTISQLVESAKALGGKTSLKLQNGQVLIKVKKKLDGDSRFEIETPTAIMGVMGTEFFVSVNPSQDNPAQAGVLGNNGYLGVLEGTVHVVSSINSMADELMIGASQQLTMMNEQWATQGLSLEVLPLFVLEQHFKYLQEEKKFNEAENLERIMQQKKDAMAAALNGVKPTPTPTSQIIYSETTSSNSGIVVVPTPPPTTTPEPPAPPTPTPTPEPTATPTPEPTVAPSPTPEPTASPTPTPEPTASPIPTPNPLGAPEIDQQEFREHIYDYLVSDTEIVLPFTAPIAFNIADDPNPDAARDGVSVTLNQSEDKLDLGEVYIRENKLIIQLFESLPYSSLVQIKVNGGLLKNAETEGKVQEEDQQIADGGFTYEGLITPGYFNHTGPDPIGEDEAPEFIIHSLGYEVGEIRYRYEYVGEPIPLRNTDYILNRNDENTYTLKLSPEFLNALIPEPYIVTIPLVRIEDTENGPVEVIDNLQIRLSLLF is encoded by the coding sequence ATGAAGTCGTTAAAGCTTACACTGTCGTTTATTCTGTTGTTCAGTATTCTTTGGCCAGCTATTGTCACAGAGGCGAAGGATAGCGTCAAGGTGGGGAAAATAACAGCGGTCTCAGGCAAGTCTGAGGTGAAAAAGAGCGGAGGGACGAAGAAATTCAACGCTTTTAAAGGGATGGCGATTACGCAAGGTGATACGATTATAACAGGCACTGACGGGCAAGTTAGTCTCGATCTTGATGCTAACAAAGAAGTTACAATTGGAGCAAACACTACGCTTACCATCAGCCAATTAGTCGAAAGCGCAAAAGCGCTGGGCGGTAAGACAAGCCTGAAGCTGCAAAACGGGCAAGTCCTGATCAAGGTGAAAAAGAAGCTGGATGGAGACTCTCGCTTTGAGATTGAGACACCTACGGCCATCATGGGCGTTATGGGCACAGAGTTTTTTGTTAGTGTTAATCCTAGCCAAGACAATCCAGCTCAGGCTGGAGTGTTAGGAAATAACGGTTATCTGGGGGTTCTGGAAGGAACAGTTCATGTGGTTTCGTCTATTAATTCCATGGCGGATGAGCTTATGATTGGAGCTTCCCAACAGCTTACTATGATGAATGAACAATGGGCGACACAAGGGCTGTCCTTGGAGGTGTTGCCGCTATTTGTTCTGGAACAGCATTTTAAATATTTGCAGGAAGAAAAGAAGTTCAACGAAGCGGAGAATCTCGAACGTATAATGCAGCAAAAGAAAGACGCTATGGCGGCCGCGCTGAACGGAGTTAAACCGACACCAACGCCAACATCTCAGATTATTTATTCTGAAACTACTTCCTCTAATTCTGGCATAGTGGTTGTGCCGACACCACCTCCGACAACGACACCGGAACCACCAGCGCCGCCGACTCCAACACCGACGCCGGAGCCAACGGCAACGCCAACGCCAGAGCCAACGGTAGCGCCATCACCGACGCCGGAACCAACGGCATCGCCAACACCGACACCAGAGCCAACGGCATCGCCGATACCGACACCAAATCCACTTGGCGCGCCTGAGATAGACCAGCAGGAATTTAGAGAACATATCTATGACTATCTCGTCAGTGATACGGAGATTGTGTTGCCGTTTACAGCACCGATAGCCTTTAATATCGCAGATGACCCTAATCCTGATGCTGCGAGGGATGGGGTGAGTGTCACTTTGAATCAAAGCGAGGACAAGCTCGATTTAGGTGAGGTATACATTCGAGAGAATAAGCTTATTATTCAGCTATTTGAATCACTCCCTTATAGCTCACTCGTTCAAATCAAGGTTAACGGTGGTTTGTTAAAGAATGCCGAGACCGAGGGGAAGGTTCAGGAAGAAGATCAACAGATAGCAGACGGTGGTTTTACCTACGAGGGACTGATCACTCCTGGTTATTTTAACCATACTGGCCCTGATCCTATAGGTGAAGATGAAGCACCGGAATTTATCATCCATTCACTGGGTTATGAGGTAGGGGAGATTAGATATCGTTATGAATATGTTGGAGAGCCAATTCCTCTGAGAAATACGGATTATATTCTGAATCGGAACGATGAGAATACCTATACGCTTAAACTATCTCCGGAATTTTTGAATGCACTAATTCCTGAGCCTTATATCGTTACCATTCCTCTTGTAAGGATTGAAGATACAGAAAACGGCCCTGTAGAGGTAATAGACAACCTTCAGATTAGATTATCTTTGTTATTTTAA
- a CDS encoding adenylate/guanylate cyclase domain-containing protein translates to MRVKLAHILLLLTVIFTFLLYRGSLDSIDHLLQDRVMQQERPVDTTIAIIGIDDQSLEDFGSWPWSRNVHAQLLDTLSEGHPAVIGFDLTFPVGSEDPEADAEFAAAVAHAGNVVLPVYGTFAPNTEQGKIEVLELSQPFEALREAADATAHINTITDTDRVVRKALYSFDYEGESIHSLSWTVYQKYREAMGGVADPQKLPLDKFGRFYIPYSGSNGAFEEIPYSAVLSGEVPPSYFENRIVLIGPYATGFKDDFLTPISGKDTLYGVEIHANIIQSLLDDNYKRVLDWKWNEVVLVLVALLAYLLFRKGKMLYSYVAIAAIIALFIFAGRYFYDRGTVISLGYVIPFLILTCIIVIAFQYIEELMEKRRVTDIFGRYVAPQVVDQILKNGQEGLKLGGSRRELTLLFVDIRGFTPLSEAAEPEEIVEILNEYLDLTAGCIFKYDGTLDKFIGDATMAIFNAPLLLEDHPMQAVKAAWAMKEGSAAVEQKLFERFGLVVKFGIGVHTGPAVFGNIGSKTRMDYTAIGDTVNTAARLESNAKPGQILISEATYAFVKDRVFAVSLGEIKVKGKEQGISVYELEGMR, encoded by the coding sequence TTGAGAGTAAAGTTGGCACATATTTTGCTTCTGCTTACTGTGATTTTTACATTTCTACTGTACAGAGGGAGTCTGGACTCTATTGATCATCTGTTACAAGACCGAGTGATGCAGCAAGAACGGCCTGTGGACACTACGATTGCTATTATCGGGATAGATGATCAGAGCTTGGAGGACTTCGGCAGCTGGCCGTGGAGCAGAAATGTTCATGCGCAGCTCTTGGATACACTCTCCGAAGGACATCCAGCTGTGATCGGCTTTGACCTTACGTTCCCTGTAGGCTCGGAGGACCCGGAGGCGGATGCTGAATTCGCTGCGGCTGTGGCCCATGCGGGGAATGTAGTCCTGCCGGTATATGGCACGTTTGCGCCAAATACCGAGCAGGGAAAGATCGAAGTGCTGGAGTTATCCCAGCCGTTTGAGGCCTTAAGGGAAGCAGCGGATGCGACAGCCCATATCAATACCATTACCGACACGGATCGTGTAGTACGTAAGGCTCTTTATTCTTTTGACTATGAGGGAGAGTCTATTCACAGCCTGTCATGGACGGTCTATCAGAAATATCGAGAGGCGATGGGGGGGGTCGCTGATCCGCAGAAGCTTCCGTTAGATAAGTTTGGACGTTTCTATATCCCCTATTCAGGCAGTAATGGCGCCTTTGAGGAGATTCCTTATTCGGCGGTGCTTAGCGGAGAGGTTCCACCATCCTATTTTGAGAATAGAATCGTGCTCATTGGGCCTTATGCTACAGGGTTTAAGGATGACTTTCTAACACCAATTAGCGGCAAAGACACGTTATACGGCGTGGAAATACATGCGAATATCATTCAATCGCTGCTGGACGATAATTATAAACGGGTGCTGGATTGGAAGTGGAACGAAGTAGTGTTGGTGCTAGTTGCACTCCTGGCGTATCTACTATTCCGTAAAGGGAAGATGCTATATTCCTATGTGGCCATTGCGGCCATTATTGCACTCTTTATTTTTGCAGGGCGTTATTTCTATGATCGAGGAACAGTAATTTCACTAGGTTATGTGATTCCGTTTCTAATTCTGACCTGCATTATTGTAATAGCCTTTCAATATATAGAAGAACTGATGGAGAAACGTAGAGTTACGGATATTTTTGGCCGATATGTTGCTCCGCAGGTCGTAGATCAAATTCTCAAGAACGGTCAAGAAGGGCTGAAGCTGGGAGGAAGTCGCAGAGAGCTAACCTTGTTATTCGTTGATATTCGCGGATTCACCCCGTTGTCGGAGGCTGCTGAACCGGAGGAGATTGTAGAGATCCTGAATGAGTATCTGGATCTGACCGCGGGTTGTATTTTTAAATATGATGGCACGCTGGACAAGTTTATCGGGGATGCCACGATGGCGATTTTCAATGCACCATTACTGCTAGAGGATCATCCGATGCAAGCGGTAAAGGCTGCTTGGGCGATGAAGGAAGGCTCGGCAGCGGTGGAGCAAAAGCTGTTCGAACGGTTTGGGCTTGTAGTGAAATTTGGCATCGGGGTACATACTGGCCCTGCTGTATTTGGGAACATCGGCTCTAAGACTCGGATGGATTATACAGCGATTGGAGACACCGTCAACACGGCGGCCCGTCTGGAAAGCAATGCGAAGCCTGGACAAATTCTCATCAGTGAGGCTACTTACGCTTTTGTAAAAGATAGAGTGTTCGCCGTTTCATTAGGAGAGATCAAGGTAAAGGGCAAAGAGCAAGGAATCAGCGTCTATGAATTGGAGGGAATGAGATGA
- a CDS encoding SLC13 family permease, producing the protein MRSAGAQAAVETTLYVIDRKMFDRLIAENATLSAYFIRLLSQRLTVTNGRLQAVKENEHKRLEQELEELPKEIKQFILWCSHIPVVNRELSDYTFGFSLREKVQIYPSLRSYFRGILLEEERLELLPSLKPTLHDICKNKFGYEEMALWYERALNWYEAEGNWAAVIEMQGAQEDWGAALNTYVRVKNELLQEEREVLFDLFVMAPVEVLASQCVFLQDYIPYCVLHHLEKGLALVEVALNGAESFSSRELLSLYEWGTELCRRLGKDHQALEYLQLADIVADAMADRKVEAVNSDRAYGLAKQKLARKRSQQLARGAARLGKGNRWLGPVAVITALLCVVLSFVIEPVGNLSANATAFIGIAIAAVILWIVNIIPDYVVALGMVMLWVVGGITDTETALSGFASGTWIFMICIMGFSAVITKSGISYRFALHALKRFPSSYRGQLWGIVAGGMMMNPLIPSSSAKVSLGVPVAHTLSESMGYRERSNGAAGLGLAAMVFYGFTAPFVMTGSYTNVMAYGLVTDGQQVTWLQWLLYALPALIVFGGVILVFLSFMFRNVSGSKMVSGDVLNEQLALPGPLTKEERISLWTIIGCIVFMVLQPLHGLDNTWVMLIGFAVLAISGVLDKGTLSSGIDWPFLLFLGVAFSFAGVSDQLGIAKVLSSFLNEHMSLFVSSPILFLLAVIMISFVVTLVIRDDPAVILLVTALLPIGAGIGIHPWVLVFLILLSTDPFFFAYQSPTYLTAYYSAEGKAFTHKQARKIALGYGLAVILLAILCIPYWRWLGLIP; encoded by the coding sequence ATGAGATCGGCAGGCGCACAGGCAGCAGTGGAAACCACCCTTTATGTGATTGACCGAAAAATGTTCGACCGCCTGATTGCAGAGAATGCAACCTTGTCAGCTTATTTTATCCGATTGTTATCCCAGCGATTAACAGTGACCAATGGTCGTCTGCAGGCTGTAAAAGAAAATGAACATAAGCGCTTGGAGCAGGAACTTGAGGAACTGCCTAAGGAGATTAAACAGTTTATTCTATGGTGCTCACATATTCCTGTAGTGAACAGGGAGCTCTCTGACTATACTTTCGGGTTCTCTCTGCGAGAAAAGGTGCAGATTTATCCTTCGTTACGTTCTTATTTCAGAGGGATATTGCTGGAGGAAGAAAGGCTGGAGCTACTGCCAAGCCTGAAGCCTACATTACATGATATTTGCAAAAATAAATTTGGTTATGAAGAAATGGCATTATGGTATGAACGGGCGCTGAACTGGTATGAAGCGGAGGGCAACTGGGCAGCAGTGATCGAAATGCAGGGGGCTCAGGAAGATTGGGGCGCTGCGCTGAATACATACGTCCGTGTAAAGAATGAACTGCTGCAGGAAGAAAGAGAAGTTCTCTTTGATCTGTTTGTGATGGCTCCAGTAGAGGTGCTGGCATCCCAATGTGTTTTTTTGCAAGATTATATTCCTTATTGTGTGCTTCATCATTTGGAAAAAGGTCTGGCGCTTGTTGAAGTTGCTCTAAACGGTGCAGAATCCTTCTCTTCTCGTGAATTGCTGTCGTTATATGAATGGGGAACCGAACTGTGTCGGCGATTGGGAAAGGATCATCAGGCGCTCGAATACTTGCAGCTAGCGGACATTGTCGCGGATGCTATGGCAGATCGTAAAGTGGAAGCTGTAAATAGTGATCGTGCCTATGGATTAGCAAAGCAGAAGCTGGCTCGAAAAAGAAGTCAGCAGCTTGCCCGCGGCGCAGCCCGTTTGGGAAAAGGTAATCGTTGGCTAGGTCCAGTTGCTGTTATTACGGCTCTTCTATGCGTAGTGTTATCTTTTGTGATCGAACCTGTAGGTAACTTATCTGCGAATGCAACAGCTTTTATAGGGATCGCTATCGCTGCCGTTATTTTGTGGATCGTCAATATCATCCCGGATTATGTCGTGGCGCTAGGCATGGTTATGCTCTGGGTCGTTGGCGGGATTACCGATACGGAGACAGCGTTGTCCGGGTTTGCTTCAGGAACATGGATTTTTATGATTTGTATAATGGGCTTTAGCGCTGTGATTACAAAGTCCGGAATTTCCTATCGATTCGCCTTGCACGCCTTAAAAAGATTCCCCTCAAGCTATCGCGGACAGCTATGGGGTATTGTTGCTGGCGGTATGATGATGAATCCGCTCATTCCCTCCTCTTCAGCTAAGGTATCACTTGGCGTACCTGTTGCACACACACTCTCCGAGTCTATGGGTTACCGCGAACGCAGCAATGGAGCAGCAGGGTTAGGTCTGGCTGCTATGGTATTCTATGGCTTCACCGCTCCTTTTGTAATGACAGGTTCTTATACCAATGTTATGGCTTACGGTTTGGTGACGGACGGACAACAGGTCACTTGGCTGCAATGGCTGCTGTATGCTCTGCCCGCACTGATTGTTTTTGGTGGTGTAATATTAGTTTTCTTATCCTTCATGTTCCGCAATGTTTCAGGCTCCAAGATGGTATCTGGCGATGTGCTTAACGAACAACTGGCATTGCCCGGTCCACTCACCAAAGAAGAACGCATTTCCCTATGGACGATTATTGGCTGCATTGTGTTCATGGTGCTTCAACCGCTTCACGGACTAGATAATACATGGGTGATGCTGATAGGCTTTGCGGTACTGGCGATTAGTGGAGTGCTCGACAAAGGGACCTTATCCAGCGGAATTGACTGGCCCTTCCTATTGTTCCTTGGTGTAGCGTTCAGTTTTGCAGGTGTATCTGATCAGCTTGGCATTGCCAAGGTGCTCTCGTCTTTTTTGAATGAGCATATGAGCTTGTTTGTCTCTTCACCGATATTGTTTCTATTGGCAGTTATAATGATTTCTTTCGTAGTTACACTTGTCATTCGCGATGATCCGGCAGTTATTCTCCTTGTTACGGCACTTCTTCCAATTGGCGCAGGAATAGGTATTCATCCATGGGTGCTTGTATTCCTTATTCTTTTATCCACTGACCCCTTCTTCTTTGCTTATCAATCACCAACGTATCTGACCGCTTATTATAGCGCAGAAGGTAAAGCCTTTACCCACAAGCAGGCCCGAAAAATAGCTTTAGGTTATGGACTTGCTGTTATATTACTAGCGATCCTATGCATTCCTTATTGGCGCTGGCTCGGACTCATTCCATAA
- a CDS encoding cyclic nucleotide-binding domain-containing protein yields MKLTGIEMFKDLSNMEQAKILGMLTKLELSAGILLFEQGDPGDRMFIVERGSIELFLRTQEGGRRSLALLGQWESTW; encoded by the coding sequence GTGAAGCTGACAGGAATAGAAATGTTCAAGGATCTTTCGAATATGGAGCAGGCGAAGATACTGGGAATGCTTACGAAGCTTGAGCTTTCTGCGGGTATCCTTCTGTTTGAACAAGGCGATCCTGGAGATCGGATGTTTATCGTTGAACGAGGGTCCATTGAGCTGTTCCTGAGGACCCAAGAGGGGGGCCGTCGTTCTTTGGCGCTGCTCGGACAATGGGAAAGTACTTGGTGA
- a CDS encoding AI-2E family transporter, with translation MEVFKRYYANLTVRRFFILGLVALLLFSIRDMLNLVLLTFLMAYVMNSFQVLLTKRINKYVAVNSKVIIIILYLALIALIVVTLVNYLPKVFTQIKQLTNFLTSLTPANIPQNEIAQYLFTQLRDLNYQSYVKDGLEYVLKISNWGTSFVLSTILSFVFILEKNRIVSFTARLKESKISWFYVELEYFGRKFISSFGKVIEAQILIALFNTCFTVIGLWILGFPYLFALSIMIFLLSLIPVVGFVISLIPLCIIGYNIGGLAMTIYVLVMIAVLHFVEGYFLNPKLMSSKMNLPMFYTFIVLLFSEHYLGVWGLILGIPIFVFFLDILEINRDNKIGTSVK, from the coding sequence ATGGAAGTATTTAAGCGTTATTACGCGAATTTAACGGTCCGGCGTTTTTTTATTTTAGGGCTGGTTGCCCTGCTGCTATTCAGTATTAGAGATATGCTCAATTTAGTGCTGTTAACATTTCTGATGGCTTATGTAATGAACAGCTTTCAAGTGCTGCTCACGAAGCGGATCAATAAATATGTTGCAGTCAACAGTAAAGTCATTATTATTATTTTGTATTTAGCCTTAATTGCTCTGATTGTAGTCACCTTAGTGAATTATTTACCGAAGGTCTTCACTCAGATTAAGCAATTAACCAATTTTCTGACCAGTTTAACCCCTGCAAACATTCCGCAAAACGAAATCGCACAGTATTTATTTACCCAGCTTAGGGATTTGAACTATCAGTCTTATGTGAAGGATGGTCTTGAATATGTCCTGAAAATAAGTAATTGGGGTACCAGCTTCGTATTATCCACCATTCTGAGCTTTGTCTTTATCCTTGAGAAGAACAGAATTGTCAGCTTCACTGCCCGCCTTAAAGAGAGCAAGATTTCCTGGTTCTATGTAGAGCTTGAGTATTTCGGTAGAAAATTTATCTCGTCTTTTGGTAAAGTTATCGAAGCGCAAATTTTGATCGCGCTGTTTAATACATGCTTTACGGTGATCGGACTCTGGATCTTAGGTTTTCCTTATCTTTTCGCCCTATCGATTATGATCTTCCTGCTTAGTCTAATTCCGGTTGTAGGTTTTGTAATCTCCTTAATACCACTTTGTATTATTGGTTACAATATTGGCGGCCTAGCTATGACGATATATGTATTGGTTATGATTGCTGTACTGCATTTTGTCGAGGGTTACTTCTTGAATCCAAAACTAATGTCATCCAAAATGAACCTGCCGATGTTCTACACCTTTATCGTACTGCTATTCTCTGAGCACTATTTGGGTGTATGGGGTCTAATTCTGGGTATTCCAATCTTTGTTTTCTTCCTGGATATACTGGAGATCAATAGAGATAACAAGATAGGAACTTCTGTTAAATAA